In the genome of Sphaeramia orbicularis unplaced genomic scaffold, fSphaOr1.1, whole genome shotgun sequence, one region contains:
- the plag1 gene encoding zinc finger protein PLAG1 encodes MATGTQGHRDHVPDKAKLAPPAGRRRRAEGKPKKNFPCQECQKAFNSLEKLKVHSYSHTGERPYRCSHQDCTKAFVSKYKLLRHMATHSPEKNHKCSYCEKMFHRKDHLKNHLHTHDPYKEAFACQECGKSYNTKLGFKRHLALHAANSGDLTCQVCLQPFPSTGVLLEHLKTHAGKSSGGTKEKKHRCEHCERRFYTRKDVRRHMVVHTGRKDFLCQYCAQRFGRKDHLTRHMKKSHARELLRVKSEPADSLEPAVYDLASGSVKGELPGMLTPRPHQLSAYPGPVLDSEPFPVPAHAFALKYPLGSAFTSYSASSQEREQNLKGELETYLMELQSAMPSSSSAAEEPQLSASKLELEPPVGVLDDPTQDVALSKMSTSVAGGAVAGDSLASSSSLMDFSQLFNFLPLNGPPYNQAGGGGGGPAVGYPPAEEATPIVQLPPQNPQGPDSAESSLQGLSTSFISNLSSPTTLPRFHQAFQ; translated from the exons ATGGCCACGGGAACCCAGGGCCACCGAGACCACGTCCCGGACAAAGCCAAGCTCGCGCCGCCGGCAGGGAGGCGCAGGAGAGCGGAGGGGAAGCCCAAGAAGAACTTCCCGTGCCAGGAGTGCCAGAAAGCCTTCAACAGCCTGGAGAAGCTGAAGGTGCACTCGTACTCGCACACCGGAGAGAGACCGTACCGCTGCTCCCACCAGGACTGCACCAAGGCCTTCGTCTCCAAGTACAAGCTACTACG GCATATGGCTACTCACTCGCCAGAAAAAAACCACAAGTGTTCATACTGTGAGAAAATGTTCCATCGTAAGGATCACCTGAAGAACCACCTGCACACCCACGACCCGTACAAGGAGGCCTTCGCCTGTCAGGAGTGCGGGAAGAGCTACAACACCAAGCTGGGCTTCAAACGCCACCTGGCGCTCCACGCCGCCAACAGCGGGGACCTGACGTGCCAGGTGTGTCTGCAGCCGTTTCCCAGCACCGGCGTCCTCCTGGAACACCTCAAAACGCACGCCGGCAAGTCCTCCGGAGGGACCAAAGAGAAGAAGCACCGCTGCGAGCACTGCGAGCGCCGCTTCTACACCCGCAAAGACGTGCGGCGCCACATGGTGGTGCACACCGGACGCAAGGACTTCCTCTGTCAGTACTGTGCCCAGCGCTTCGGACGAAAGGACCACCTGACGCGTCACATGAAGAAGAGCCACGCCCGCGAGCTGCTGAGGGTCAAGAGCGAGCCCGCCGACTCGCTGGAACCCGCCGTCTACGACCTGGCGTCAGGGAGCGTCAAGGGAGAACTCCCCGGGATGCTGACGCCGCGACCGCACCAGCTGAGCGCGTACCCGGGCCCGGTCCTGGACTCGGAGCCCTTCCCCGTGCCCGCCCACGCCTTCGCTCTGAAGTACCCGCTGGGCTCCGCCTTTACCTCATACTCCGCCTCCTCGCAGGAGCGGGAGCAGAACCTAAAGGGAGAACTGGAGACGTACCTGATGGAGCTGCAGAGCGCCATGCCTTCCTCGTCGTCTGCAGCCGAAGAACCCCAGCTGTCCGCCTCCAAACTGGAGCTGGAGCCTCCGGTGGGCGTGTTGGACGACCCCACCCAGGACGTGGCTCTGTCCAAAATGTCCACATCGGTGGCGGGCGGCGCCGTGGCGGGCGACTCGCTGGCGTCCTCCTCGTCTCTGATGGACTTTTCACAGCTTTTCAACTTCCTGCCGTTGAACGGGCCTCCGTACAACCAGGCGGGGGGGGGCGGAGGGGGGCCGGCGGTGGGCTACCCGCCCGCTGAAGAGGCCACGCCCATTGTGCAGCTCCCCCCCCAGAACCCCCAAGGCCCCGATTCTGCAGAGAGTTCACTTCAAGGGCTCAGCACCTCCTTCATATCCAACCTAAGCTCCCCCACCACCCTGCCCCGGTTCCACCAGGCCTTTCAGTGA